Proteins encoded in a region of the Tachyglossus aculeatus isolate mTacAcu1 chromosome 12 unlocalized genomic scaffold, mTacAcu1.pri SUPER_6_unloc_3, whole genome shotgun sequence genome:
- the LOC119921582 gene encoding olfactory receptor 14J1-like has protein sequence MGFLLLGFSEVPELQLVHATLFLLVYVVDLIGNLIIIAAATLDRLLHTPIEISFLYCVFQFLLLLLFAFSELYFLIAMSFDHHHLPPPELRGHHGPRSLRYDGGRLLVGWYQSATMHAAATFSVGFGASNYVHIFQAVLRMSAAKGRAKAFCTCLPHLAIVISLISMGTVTHLQPPSDSSSTLDLLVSMFYTVMPPALNPLIYSLRTRAMKAALRRVLEDGSEKQGHMKFILGILYPFNIKW, from the exons atgggattcctcctactgggattctcCGAGGTCCCGGAGCTGCaactggtccatgccacgctatTCCTCCTAGTCTACGTAGTGGACCTGATAGGGAATCTCATCATCATCGCTGCCGCCACCCTCGACCggctcctccacacccccat aGAAATTTCCTTCCTGTACTGTGTCTTTCAATTTTTGTTGCTCCTGCTGTTCGCCTTTTCTGAGCTGTACTTTCTGATAGCCATGTCCTTCGACCaccaccatctgccgccccctgagctacgaggtcatcatggaccgagaagCCTGCGGTatgatggcggccgcctcctggtcgGGTGGTACCAGAGCGCCACCATGCACGCGGCCGCCACCTTCTCTGTTGGCTTTGGCGCGTCCAAC tacgtgcacatcttccaggccgtacTGAGGATGTCGGCTGCCaaaggccgggccaaagccttctgcacctgcctgcctcacctcgccattgTGATTTCATTAATCTCCATGGGGACCGTCACCCACCTCcaaccgccctcagactcctcctcgacgctggactTGTTGGTGTCAATGttctacaccgtgatgccccctGCCCTAAACCCcttaatctacagcctgaggacccGGGCAATGAAAGCAGCTCTGAGGAGGGTGTTAGAGGATGGCTCggagaaacagggacacatgaagtTCATCCTGGGGATAC TTTACCCCTTCAACATCAAGTGGTAA